One Gloeothece verrucosa PCC 7822 DNA window includes the following coding sequences:
- a CDS encoding Stp1/IreP family PP2C-type Ser/Thr phosphatase: protein MKNLRSTGLTDPGLIRSVNQDSYYIDPEGRFFIVADGMGGHAGGQEASQIATKRIQAYLAEHWDSEIPCEQLLQEALQQANEGILEDQSDHPERGDMGTTAVVVAFRKDESWYAHIGDSRLYLFRKSELQQVSEDHTWVARALKMGDITRDQAKVHPWRHVLFQCLGRKDLRQVDVFPMDVQTGDTLLLCSDGLTEEVSDELIAEILNSGKSFQDIAKELIEAAKEGGGSDNITVILIAQD, encoded by the coding sequence ATGAAGAATCTTCGCTCTACAGGGCTTACTGATCCAGGATTGATCCGCTCGGTCAATCAGGATAGCTACTATATAGATCCTGAGGGGCGTTTTTTCATAGTAGCCGATGGGATGGGAGGCCATGCAGGGGGACAAGAAGCCAGCCAAATTGCTACTAAGCGCATACAAGCTTATCTAGCAGAACATTGGGATAGCGAAATTCCTTGCGAACAACTCCTACAAGAAGCACTCCAACAAGCCAATGAAGGAATTTTAGAAGACCAATCTGATCATCCTGAACGGGGGGACATGGGAACCACCGCCGTCGTGGTGGCTTTTCGTAAAGATGAGAGTTGGTATGCTCACATTGGAGATTCGCGCCTTTATCTGTTTCGCAAGTCGGAGTTACAACAAGTCTCTGAAGATCACACCTGGGTCGCCCGTGCTTTAAAAATGGGTGATATAACCCGAGATCAGGCAAAAGTTCATCCCTGGCGACACGTTCTTTTCCAATGTTTAGGAAGAAAAGATTTACGACAGGTAGATGTTTTTCCGATGGATGTGCAAACCGGTGATACGTTGTTGTTATGTAGTGATGGATTGACAGAAGAAGTCTCAGATGAATTAATTGCTGAGATCCTTAACTCGGGAAAATCTTTTCAAGACATCGCTAAAGAACTGATAGAAGCGGCTAAAGAGGGAGGAGGTTCTGATAATATTACGGTGATCTTGATCGCTCAGGACTAA
- a CDS encoding amino acid ABC transporter substrate-binding protein: MPHPRYLLVAVILLVTSLTACGEGTNNAGNSNTQASPANGETSRLDTIKARGTLICGVNGEVPGFSFVDEKGQFEGLDVDMCRAVAAALFDDPNKVEFRKLTAEQRFTAVQSGEVDILNRNTTWTLSRDTSTGMEFGPTTFYDGQGMMVTKASGITKLEDLKGKSICVLSGTTTEQNLADQMRKRGVTAYTPVASDDVDQLYAAYQEGRCEGITSDRSQLVARRSVLPKPQDHIVLDVVMSKEPLGTLVADGDSKWFDTVKWITYAVIEGEELGINSKNIANFDKSQDPNVRRFLGLEGTLGQDMGLPNDFAARVIKHVGNYGEIYERNIGKPLGLERGPNRLWTNGGLLYSPPFR, encoded by the coding sequence ATGCCTCATCCGCGTTACTTATTAGTTGCCGTTATACTCCTAGTCACTTCCTTAACCGCTTGTGGAGAGGGAACTAATAACGCAGGAAATTCTAATACACAAGCAAGTCCTGCCAATGGGGAAACCAGCCGCTTAGATACCATTAAAGCTAGAGGAACATTGATCTGTGGTGTCAATGGAGAAGTGCCGGGTTTTAGTTTTGTCGATGAAAAGGGACAATTTGAGGGGTTAGATGTAGATATGTGTCGCGCCGTAGCGGCGGCTTTATTTGATGACCCCAATAAAGTCGAATTTCGCAAACTGACGGCCGAGCAACGCTTTACGGCTGTACAATCCGGGGAAGTAGACATCCTCAACCGTAATACCACCTGGACTCTGAGCCGCGATACTTCGACGGGGATGGAATTTGGCCCCACCACCTTTTATGATGGTCAAGGGATGATGGTCACTAAAGCCAGTGGCATTACTAAGTTAGAAGACTTAAAAGGAAAATCCATTTGTGTGCTTTCGGGAACCACCACCGAACAAAATCTAGCCGATCAAATGCGTAAACGAGGTGTAACAGCATACACGCCTGTAGCTTCCGATGATGTGGATCAACTTTATGCGGCTTATCAAGAAGGACGTTGTGAAGGGATTACTTCAGATCGTTCTCAACTGGTAGCTAGACGTTCGGTGTTACCAAAACCTCAAGACCATATTGTCTTAGATGTCGTAATGTCGAAAGAACCTTTAGGGACTCTGGTGGCAGACGGGGATTCAAAATGGTTTGATACCGTTAAATGGATCACTTATGCGGTGATTGAAGGGGAAGAATTGGGCATTAATTCTAAAAATATAGCCAACTTTGACAAGTCTCAAGACCCAAATGTTCGGCGTTTTCTAGGTTTAGAAGGCACGTTAGGCCAGGATATGGGACTGCCCAATGATTTTGCGGCGCGGGTGATCAAGCACGTAGGAAACTATGGCGAAATTTATGAGCGTAACATTGGTAAACCACTAGGATTAGAACGAGGCCCAAATCGACTCTGGACTAATGGCGGTTTGTTGTACTCTCCTCCTTTTAGGTAA
- a CDS encoding amino acid ABC transporter permease, with product MTNQEKTPFWRDTRFLSLLGQTLVVLVVLAIGFFLANNLVNNFQRLHLRFGFDFIFDSRRPAGFSIGNAPIPYKPTDPIIVALLVGLINSLKVLVFGIILASILGVILGISRLSSNWLVRYIATVYVEIFRNTPLLLQLFFWYTAVFLKFPKINNPLILFEGIFLSNRGLAIPWPSGNFLSWLFAGFLLLSVVSSVKLWHWHTQLRVQQGKTRSIFVVIFSAIIIASLWALMIGLDWQKPQLNAKLGLIEHGLTLSPEFASILMGLTFYTAAFIAEVVRAGIQSVDKGQREAALALGLKPSLVMQLVIFPQALRVIIPPLTSEFLNLAKNSSLASATLYKDIYAVSYTVAEKSGRAVEMILVVMGTYLIINLVISSSMNTFNRWVQLKER from the coding sequence ATGACTAATCAAGAAAAAACTCCTTTTTGGCGTGATACCCGTTTTTTAAGCCTACTAGGACAGACCCTCGTGGTTTTGGTTGTCTTAGCCATTGGATTTTTTTTAGCCAATAATTTAGTTAATAACTTTCAACGATTGCATCTGCGTTTTGGTTTTGATTTTATCTTTGATTCCAGGCGACCCGCAGGATTTAGTATTGGTAATGCCCCTATCCCTTACAAACCAACTGATCCAATTATAGTAGCACTCTTAGTGGGGTTGATTAACTCTTTAAAAGTCCTAGTATTCGGAATTATTTTAGCATCTATCTTAGGTGTTATTTTAGGGATAAGTCGGTTATCAAGTAATTGGTTAGTCAGATACATTGCTACTGTTTATGTAGAAATCTTTCGCAATACTCCTTTATTGCTACAATTATTTTTTTGGTATACGGCGGTATTCTTAAAATTTCCGAAAATTAATAATCCCTTGATTTTATTTGAGGGGATTTTTCTGAGTAACCGAGGTCTAGCTATCCCTTGGCCATCGGGTAATTTTTTATCTTGGTTATTTGCGGGATTTTTACTTTTAAGTGTTGTTAGTTCAGTTAAATTATGGCATTGGCATACTCAATTAAGGGTTCAACAGGGGAAAACGCGCTCAATTTTTGTCGTCATTTTTAGTGCCATTATCATCGCTTCTTTATGGGCTTTGATGATCGGGCTAGATTGGCAAAAACCCCAATTAAATGCAAAATTAGGTTTAATTGAGCATGGATTGACTTTATCCCCCGAATTTGCGAGTATTTTAATGGGTTTAACCTTTTATACAGCCGCTTTTATTGCAGAGGTTGTGCGAGCGGGGATTCAGTCTGTGGATAAAGGACAACGGGAAGCCGCTCTTGCGCTAGGCTTAAAACCCTCATTAGTAATGCAGTTGGTGATTTTTCCTCAAGCGTTGCGGGTTATAATTCCTCCCTTAACGAGTGAATTTCTCAATTTAGCCAAAAATTCTAGTTTAGCGAGTGCGACTTTATACAAAGATATCTACGCTGTTTCTTATACCGTTGCAGAAAAGAGCGGCAGGGCAGTAGAAATGATCTTAGTGGTTATGGGAACTTACTTGATTATTAATTTAGTAATTTCTTCGAGCATGAATACCTTTAATCGTTGGGTACAGTTAAAGGAAAGATAA